The Clostridioides difficile genome has a segment encoding these proteins:
- a CDS encoding isoprenylcysteine carboxylmethyltransferase family protein — MQEKIKSLYILASVSVIVFILVLACLIFGLTGTMDFWQGWMFLTVFCIPTCIITIYLMINDSVLLERRIKSKETRPQQILGQSIAGFLFLFGLLGVSALDNRFGWSGIPLILIIISDLLILTGFIIVFFVFRYNSYTSKVITVMSNQKVITNGPYSVVRHPMYLGAILIILFTPLALNSYWGMIAAIFLCVIVVFRTLDEEKLLNAELEGYKEYCQKTKYRIIPYIW; from the coding sequence ATGCAAGAAAAGATAAAATCTTTATACATTTTAGCAAGTGTATCAGTTATTGTCTTTATATTAGTTTTGGCATGCTTAATTTTTGGCTTAACTGGTACAATGGATTTTTGGCAAGGGTGGATGTTCCTGACTGTATTCTGCATTCCAACTTGTATAATTACAATCTATCTAATGATTAATGATTCAGTATTGCTAGAGCGTCGCATCAAATCAAAAGAAACTCGTCCACAACAAATACTTGGTCAGAGTATCGCTGGATTTCTTTTTTTATTTGGATTGTTGGGTGTATCAGCTCTAGATAATCGCTTTGGTTGGTCTGGTATTCCGCTTATTTTAATAATAATATCAGATTTACTTATTTTAACTGGATTTATAATTGTATTTTTTGTTTTTCGCTATAACTCTTACACATCAAAAGTTATAACTGTTATGAGTAATCAAAAGGTGATTACTAATGGGCCGTATTCAGTTGTTCGACATCCTATGTATCTAGGTGCTATATTAATTATACTTTTTACACCTCTAGCACTAAATTCATACTGGGGGATGATTGCTGCAATTTTTTTATGTGTAATAGTTGTGTTTCGTACATTAGATGAAGAAAAGCTACTTAATGCTGAACTTGAAGGGTATAAGGAATATTGTCAAAAAACGAAATATCGTATCATACCTTACATTTGGTAG
- a CDS encoding MBL fold metallo-hydrolase gives MAKLTLEHVKGNTYYIPLPTIVGVYVDGNNAILIDSGNNKDTARQVLRLLEEHDLNPKLIINTHSNADHIGGNAYLKNQTKCKIATTKMEGYFTENPILESAFLYGGYPSKALKNKFLLAKESEVDYIIPSNGKIVDTELEAISLPGHYFEMIGVRTPDNVLFVADSLTPENIISKYHFFFLLDIDSQFKTLEKMKTLDADFFVPSHSVKTTSIQELIDVNKKKMEEIISNIKTVCCEPIMIDEVIEKMCDVYNVKLDANQYVLVGSTIRSYITYLYEHAMVEYVFDGGKMMIKAV, from the coding sequence ATGGCTAAACTTACTTTAGAGCATGTAAAAGGAAATACATATTATATCCCACTTCCTACAATAGTAGGTGTCTATGTAGATGGAAATAATGCAATTTTAATTGACAGTGGAAATAACAAAGATACAGCTAGACAAGTTCTTAGATTATTAGAGGAGCATGATTTAAATCCTAAACTAATAATAAACACTCATTCAAATGCAGACCACATAGGAGGGAATGCATATTTGAAAAATCAGACGAAATGTAAAATTGCCACAACTAAAATGGAAGGATATTTTACAGAAAATCCTATATTAGAATCAGCATTTTTGTATGGAGGATATCCAAGCAAAGCATTAAAAAATAAATTTTTATTAGCAAAAGAGAGTGAAGTTGATTATATTATACCTTCGAATGGAAAAATCGTAGATACAGAACTTGAAGCGATTTCTCTTCCTGGCCATTATTTTGAAATGATTGGTGTTAGAACTCCAGATAATGTTTTGTTTGTTGCAGATAGTCTTACACCAGAAAATATAATTAGTAAATACCATTTCTTCTTTTTGTTGGATATAGATTCACAATTTAAAACGTTAGAAAAAATGAAAACTCTTGATGCAGATTTTTTTGTTCCTAGTCATTCTGTAAAGACTACAAGTATACAGGAATTAATTGATGTCAATAAGAAAAAGATGGAAGAAATAATATCTAATATTAAGACAGTTTGTTGTGAACCAATTATGATTGATGAAGTTATTGAAAAAATGTGTGATGTTTATAATGTTAAATTAGATGCTAATCAATATGTTCTAGTTGGGAGCACAATACGTTCTTATATAACATATTTATATGAACATGCTATGGTAGAGTATGTATTTGATGGTGGCAAGATGATGATAAAAGCTGTATAA
- a CDS encoding YitT family protein, producing MLLKKDRITFSEILILIVGCILMAISLNMFFNPHAIAAGGITGLGVVFNSLFGVQLWIVNLLLNIPLFIFAYRILSKKDCFKTVLGIIFLTIALKVTANMATLDITNDMYLAIISGSILMGVGQGLIFRINGSTGGTDLMALLLNKYFPTLSIPVLMGIVDCVVVVLSGIVNKQVEIALYSTVALYILVKISDLLIEGFNYSKSFTIISDLSTDISKRIMEDLDRGATILKGEGAYTGENKNVLLVVVEKKEVVELKKLVKSVDPNAFIIITDIHEALGNGFKKIE from the coding sequence ATGTTATTGAAAAAAGATAGAATAACTTTTTCAGAAATTTTAATATTAATTGTAGGCTGTATATTAATGGCAATTTCTCTTAACATGTTTTTTAATCCACATGCAATTGCTGCTGGTGGTATAACAGGTCTTGGAGTTGTTTTTAATTCATTATTTGGTGTACAACTTTGGATTGTCAATTTACTTTTAAATATACCTCTATTCATATTTGCTTACAGAATACTTTCAAAAAAAGATTGCTTTAAAACAGTCTTAGGAATAATTTTTCTTACTATAGCACTTAAAGTTACTGCAAATATGGCTACACTAGATATTACAAATGATATGTACCTTGCAATTATATCTGGTTCTATTTTAATGGGAGTTGGTCAAGGCCTTATTTTTAGAATAAATGGCTCTACAGGTGGAACCGATTTGATGGCACTCCTATTAAATAAATATTTCCCTACACTTAGTATTCCTGTTTTGATGGGTATTGTTGACTGTGTTGTAGTTGTACTATCAGGAATAGTAAATAAACAAGTTGAGATTGCACTTTATTCAACTGTAGCACTATACATTTTAGTAAAAATTAGTGACTTGCTTATTGAAGGATTTAATTATTCAAAATCATTTACTATTATATCTGACCTTTCAACAGACATAAGTAAAAGAATAATGGAAGATTTAGATAGAGGCGCAACTATTCTAAAAGGCGAAGGTGCTTATACTGGAGAAAATAAAAATGTACTTTTGGTTGTAGTTGAGAAAAAAGAAGTTGTTGAACTAAAAAAATTAGTGAAAAGTGTCGACCCTAATGCATTTATAATAATTACAGATATACATGAAGCTTTAGGAAATGGATTTAAGAAGATAGAATAA
- a CDS encoding SdpI family protein: MDIFWIIDMIIPSIIILMGFLYKYRAPKDINKFHGYRTNQSMKSQKAWEYAHSYGANIWIIIGVFLAIIVSLNKIFIKIRPEYLSLINLLISMASMVIPISIIDSKIKKKF, translated from the coding sequence ATGGATATATTTTGGATTATTGATATGATAATACCATCAATTATTATTTTAATGGGTTTTTTATATAAGTATAGGGCTCCAAAAGATATAAATAAATTTCATGGATACAGAACTAATCAATCAATGAAATCTCAAAAAGCTTGGGAATATGCACATAGCTATGGAGCAAATATATGGATTATTATAGGCGTGTTTTTAGCAATTATCGTATCTTTGAACAAAATTTTTATAAAAATTAGACCTGAATATTTAAGCTTGATTAATCTTTTAATCAGTATGGCCAGCATGGTAATTCCTATATCTATCATTGATAGCAAGATAAAAAAGAAATTTTGA
- a CDS encoding TerD family protein: MSVNLQKGQRVSLVKDANPVKNLVVGLGWDMNKLGKKNYDLDAFAIALTSEDKMKSSKDLVYFGHLKHPSKSIIHTGDNLTGRGEGDDEQINVNLDDIPEYVHKIVFGVSIYRAKKRNQDFGQMNNSFIRLVDSNSRQELFKYNLQEDFSGKVTVLAGEIYRRNEEWKFNALGIGQNEELHELTDIYR, from the coding sequence ATGAGTGTTAATTTACAAAAAGGACAAAGAGTAAGTTTAGTAAAAGATGCTAATCCTGTAAAAAATTTAGTTGTAGGATTAGGGTGGGATATGAATAAACTAGGTAAAAAAAATTATGATTTAGATGCATTTGCAATAGCATTAACTAGTGAAGATAAAATGAAATCATCAAAAGACTTAGTTTATTTTGGACACCTTAAACATCCTTCTAAATCTATAATACATACTGGTGATAACTTGACTGGAAGAGGTGAGGGAGATGACGAACAAATAAATGTTAATTTAGATGATATCCCAGAATATGTACATAAAATAGTTTTTGGAGTTTCTATATACAGAGCTAAAAAAAGAAACCAAGATTTTGGCCAGATGAATAATTCTTTTATAAGGCTAGTTGATTCAAATTCTAGGCAAGAATTATTTAAATATAACCTTCAAGAAGACTTTTCTGGTAAAGTAACAGTTTTGGCAGGTGAAATTTATCGCAGAAATGAAGAATGGAAATTTAATGCCCTAGGAATTGGTCAAAATGAAGAGCTTCATGAATTAACTGATATATATCGTTAA
- a CDS encoding TerD family protein — MGITLAKGQKVSLTKTNPGLKKVMVGLGWDTNKYDGGFDFDLDASAFLTGADGKVTTDGDFIFYNNLKHASGAVEYMGDNRTGVGDGDDEQISVDLSKIPQNIAKISFTVTINEAVTRRQNFGQVENSYIRIYNEETNEELIKYELGEDFSIETAIVVAELYKHNEEWKFNALGSGFEDGLAGLCGNFGVNIG; from the coding sequence ATGGGTATAACTTTAGCAAAAGGACAAAAAGTAAGTTTAACAAAAACTAATCCAGGACTTAAAAAAGTAATGGTAGGATTAGGATGGGATACTAATAAATATGATGGTGGTTTTGATTTTGATTTAGATGCTTCTGCATTTTTAACTGGAGCTGATGGTAAGGTAACAACTGATGGAGATTTCATATTCTATAATAATTTAAAACATGCTTCTGGAGCAGTTGAATACATGGGAGATAATAGAACAGGAGTTGGAGATGGTGATGATGAGCAAATAAGTGTTGACCTATCTAAAATACCACAAAACATTGCAAAGATATCATTTACTGTTACTATAAATGAAGCTGTTACAAGAAGACAAAACTTTGGACAAGTTGAAAATTCATATATAAGAATTTATAATGAAGAAACTAATGAAGAGCTTATCAAATATGAATTAGGTGAGGATTTTAGTATAGAAACAGCAATAGTTGTTGCAGAGTTATATAAACATAATGAAGAATGGAAATTCAATGCATTAGGTTCTGGTTTTGAAGATGGACTTGCAGGATTATGTGGAAATTTTGGTGTCAATATAGGCTAA
- a CDS encoding MerR family transcriptional regulator produces the protein MEDKLYLIGKFASINKVSTRMLRHYDKINLLNPILIKENGYRYYSEQQIAIISKIKLLRDCDFSLDEIAQIFKNDSDTFFMEQVKCKIIDLNQQVKLHQKALKLLERFSKETCQNNFVNQYGISLVQRTENALLVSNQKFNLEHIETEFDKLFVFLEKKHLNTNGCAVLISYFDENKENKNQVGIPVTETYQDEQYITIVLPKSKCISTIHYGDYYNIGYAYNSIIRYAELNGYSIEHCFTERYLIDSSHTVNQTQYVTEISVSIKNSP, from the coding sequence ATGGAGGATAAATTATACCTTATAGGTAAATTTGCATCAATAAACAAAGTTTCCACAAGAATGCTCCGTCACTACGATAAAATAAATTTATTGAATCCAATTTTGATTAAGGAAAATGGCTATCGCTACTACAGTGAACAACAAATTGCTATCATATCAAAAATAAAATTGTTACGTGATTGTGATTTTTCATTAGATGAGATTGCACAAATATTTAAAAATGATAGTGATACTTTCTTTATGGAACAGGTAAAGTGCAAAATAATTGACTTGAACCAGCAAGTTAAGCTACATCAAAAGGCACTTAAATTATTAGAAAGATTTAGCAAAGAAACCTGTCAAAATAACTTTGTAAACCAGTATGGTATTTCTCTTGTGCAACGAACAGAAAACGCGCTATTGGTTTCTAATCAAAAATTTAATTTGGAACACATAGAAACTGAATTTGATAAACTTTTTGTCTTTCTTGAAAAAAAGCATTTAAACACAAATGGATGTGCTGTATTAATAAGTTACTTTGATGAAAATAAGGAGAACAAAAACCAAGTGGGTATTCCTGTGACAGAAACTTATCAGGATGAACAATATATCACTATTGTTCTTCCAAAATCTAAATGCATCTCCACAATTCACTATGGGGATTATTATAATATTGGATATGCATATAACAGCATTATAAGATATGCTGAGCTAAATGGTTATTCGATTGAGCATTGTTTCACTGAACGATATTTAATTGACAGCTCACATACAGTAAATCAAACTCAATATGTGACAGAAATTTCAGTTTCCATTAAAAATAGCCCTTGA
- a CDS encoding YbjQ family protein, whose protein sequence is MIISTGDIKEEYGVIDAIFAIDSHKEGIFRSADPNSAFKGVKEQLKKKCEQLGGNAVINCQFEYRIAVADGFASKKQVVEIFAYGTAVKTL, encoded by the coding sequence ATGATTATAAGCACTGGAGATATTAAAGAAGAATATGGGGTTATAGATGCTATATTTGCGATAGACTCTCATAAGGAAGGGATTTTTAGAAGTGCAGACCCAAACTCAGCGTTTAAAGGAGTAAAGGAACAATTAAAGAAAAAATGTGAACAATTAGGTGGGAATGCTGTGATTAATTGTCAATTTGAATATCGTATTGCTGTAGCTGATGGATTTGCAAGTAAAAAACAGGTTGTTGAGATATTTGCATATGGAACTGCTGTAAAAACTCTGTAA
- a CDS encoding tyrosine-type recombinase/integrase — MKVHELRHTNATLMLLLDTKIKTISEILWHADIRITINRYSHLLDEMDKEAPQNISKILIK; from the coding sequence ATAAAAGTACATGAATTAAGACATACAAATGCAACTTTGATGTTACTTCTAGACACTAAAATAAAAACTATTTCTGAAATATTATGGCATGCAGATATAAGGATAACTATAAATAGATATTCTCACTTGCTAGATGAAATGGACAAAGAAGCACCTCAAAATATAAGTAAAATACTAATCAAATAA
- a CDS encoding agmatine deiminase family protein has product MKKIVAILALLLYYAISANNEISKDKQSHIEETKMTYAMPSEDFPHEGTWLTWPHPYTYGIEYQNELEDIWIQMTQALHVAEKVHIVAYNKKEQARIEKLLLADGVNMNQIDFVISKSNDVWIRDTGPMFVFDENNKLMIADFYFDGWGKKVKFKNDNQIPSAVGIQKNIPVIDISDFVLESGSIEIDGNGTLMASLSSIVSKNRNQNLTVKQAEEYLFKYLGVTNFIWLEGVIDEDITDAHIDGIARFLDNRTILTVSEDDFLELYENININDYNTIQNAKNTSGEPYEIVKLPLTKKNVKGLDYKGSYLNYYIGNKVVLVPVYDDENDDVALEIISELYPKRKIIPISVSALFQYGGMIHCVTQQQPVSK; this is encoded by the coding sequence ATGAAAAAAATAGTTGCAATACTTGCACTGCTTTTGTACTATGCCATATCCGCAAATAACGAGATATCAAAAGACAAGCAATCCCATATAGAGGAAACCAAAATGACCTATGCAATGCCATCAGAGGATTTTCCCCATGAAGGAACATGGCTCACATGGCCACATCCATATACCTATGGAATAGAATATCAAAATGAGTTAGAAGATATCTGGATTCAAATGACACAGGCACTCCATGTCGCCGAAAAAGTTCACATTGTTGCATATAACAAAAAAGAACAGGCACGAATTGAAAAACTACTTTTAGCTGATGGAGTTAATATGAACCAAATTGACTTTGTTATTTCAAAGTCTAATGATGTCTGGATTCGAGACACTGGTCCAATGTTTGTTTTTGATGAAAACAATAAACTGATGATTGCAGACTTTTACTTTGATGGTTGGGGCAAAAAGGTCAAATTTAAAAACGACAACCAAATTCCTTCTGCTGTAGGAATACAAAAAAACATTCCTGTCATCGATATTTCTGATTTCGTACTTGAAAGTGGTTCTATTGAAATAGATGGTAATGGCACGCTTATGGCAAGCCTTAGTTCCATTGTAAGCAAAAACAGAAACCAAAATCTTACTGTAAAACAGGCTGAGGAATATCTGTTTAAGTATCTTGGTGTAACAAATTTCATATGGCTTGAAGGAGTCATTGATGAAGACATCACTGACGCACACATTGATGGAATTGCTCGCTTTCTTGATAATCGCACCATTTTAACAGTGTCAGAGGATGATTTTTTAGAGCTTTATGAAAACATAAACATAAATGATTATAATACTATACAAAATGCCAAAAACACAAGTGGTGAACCTTATGAAATTGTAAAACTCCCTCTAACTAAAAAAAATGTAAAGGGACTGGATTACAAAGGTTCTTACTTGAATTACTATATTGGAAACAAGGTTGTACTTGTACCAGTATATGATGATGAAAATGATGATGTTGCACTGGAAATCATATCAGAGCTTTATCCTAAAAGAAAAATTATTCCAATAAGTGTAAGCGCCCTTTTTCAATATGGAGGAATGATTCATTGTGTAACACAGCAACAACCAGTGAGTAAATAG
- a CDS encoding LysE family transporter, which produces MLSEILLSFLPYAFVTGFTPGPNNILALNTISNNGWQKGKSMIIGISAGFVCVMTICALGCFGLSKFIPTLIDTMKYIGAIYIIYLAVHVAKSRPSDENKTQTKSFWSGFILQFVNVKIILYGITVYMGYVIPVSNSIVFLLVTAICSSIVGISGTITWALAGGLLKKYINRYYRLFNTLMALILVWSALNLILA; this is translated from the coding sequence GTGTTGAGTGAAATTTTATTATCTTTTTTACCTTATGCTTTTGTAACAGGTTTTACACCAGGGCCAAATAATATTCTTGCATTAAATACAATAAGTAATAATGGATGGCAAAAAGGAAAGTCAATGATTATAGGTATTAGTGCTGGATTTGTGTGTGTTATGACTATATGTGCTTTAGGATGTTTTGGATTGTCAAAGTTTATTCCAACATTAATTGATACCATGAAATACATAGGAGCTATATATATTATCTATTTGGCAGTTCATGTTGCTAAGAGTAGGCCAAGTGATGAAAATAAAACACAAACAAAATCTTTTTGGTCAGGGTTTATTCTACAATTTGTAAATGTCAAAATTATTTTGTATGGTATCACTGTTTATATGGGATATGTAATTCCTGTGTCAAATTCGATTGTATTTTTATTGGTAACTGCTATTTGTAGTTCTATTGTAGGAATATCTGGAACAATAACATGGGCTCTAGCAGGGGGGCTTTTGAAAAAATATATAAACAGATATTACAGGTTATTTAACACTCTTATGGCACTGATACTTGTTTGGAGTGCATTAAATCTAATTTTGGCATAA
- a CDS encoding LysR family transcriptional regulator codes for MYLKYLQTFKTIVEEGSFSKAADRLNYTQSTITFQVQQLEQELSVHLFEKIGRRMVLTKVGENLIPYVNEVLSSFDKMKNFGTDLSELRGDLHIAIAETLLCYKIPTILKQFHELAPNARLFLRSMNCYDIRDSLLSGSIDLGLFYQDIGGIGNSIYTYPVGEYSLTLVSSPKIKNQFPDFITPNQQLKIPFIVDESNCIFRQIFETYLREKDITLDHTIELCSIPTIKNLVENDMGISYLPTFTIESEIKSGVLCEIKTDLNSKTITAVCAHHKNKWISPLMQLFINLVTANEK; via the coding sequence ATGTATCTTAAATATCTACAAACTTTTAAGACCATTGTTGAAGAAGGTAGCTTTTCAAAAGCAGCAGACAGACTGAATTACACACAATCAACAATAACTTTCCAAGTACAACAATTGGAACAGGAATTATCTGTACATCTTTTCGAAAAAATTGGAAGAAGGATGGTGTTGACTAAGGTAGGAGAAAATCTAATCCCATATGTTAATGAAGTACTTTCTTCATTTGATAAGATGAAAAACTTTGGGACAGACCTTTCTGAATTACGAGGTGATTTACATATCGCAATTGCTGAAACACTCCTTTGTTATAAAATACCTACAATACTAAAACAGTTCCATGAACTTGCACCAAATGCTCGCTTGTTTCTTCGTTCAATGAATTGCTATGATATAAGAGATTCATTACTATCAGGAAGTATTGATTTAGGGTTATTTTATCAAGATATTGGTGGAATTGGAAATTCTATTTATACCTATCCAGTTGGCGAATATTCACTTACATTAGTGTCTTCACCAAAGATAAAAAATCAGTTTCCAGATTTTATTACTCCAAATCAACAATTAAAAATACCATTTATAGTAGATGAGAGTAACTGCATCTTTAGACAAATATTTGAGACATATTTACGAGAAAAAGATATTACTTTAGACCATACAATTGAACTTTGCAGTATCCCAACAATTAAAAATTTAGTAGAAAATGATATGGGTATATCTTATCTCCCCACATTTACGATAGAAAGCGAGATTAAATCAGGAGTCTTATGTGAAATAAAAACAGATTTAAATAGTAAAACTATCACAGCTGTCTGTGCCCATCATAAGAATAAATGGATTAGCCCTCTTATGCAGTTATTTATTAATTTAGTTACTGCAAATGAAAAATAG
- a CDS encoding LysR family transcriptional regulator encodes MTIRSLEIFVRVAECGKMSEVARNMYITQSSVSQAISEIEKEYGVRLFDRISKKLYLTEAGKKLLGYGKHLLSINEEMIDCMKHCAKNIRIRVGATVTVGTCVISPIILELYKRNPLVEPEVFVEDTSLIAKKLLNSELDIAIVEGKINHPDIVIKSIIKDHLVLICSNKHKFYKRDSVKVSELSNQPLIMRELGSGTRAQLENQLKELKIPMNIRWSCYNSEAILRAVTDNFGIAVISELLVEEYLKKNLLWSCDIEGINLCRTFDIAYHKNKLFTENISSFFDISVEFGKKEMKKG; translated from the coding sequence ATGACTATTCGTAGCCTTGAGATATTTGTAAGGGTTGCTGAATGTGGTAAAATGAGTGAAGTCGCAAGAAATATGTATATTACACAGTCATCAGTTAGCCAAGCTATTTCGGAAATAGAAAAAGAATATGGAGTTAGATTGTTTGATAGAATTTCAAAAAAACTATACTTAACTGAAGCAGGAAAAAAGCTTCTAGGATATGGTAAGCATCTTTTATCTATAAATGAAGAGATGATTGACTGTATGAAACATTGTGCTAAAAATATTCGAATAAGAGTTGGAGCAACAGTAACTGTTGGTACTTGTGTAATAAGTCCAATAATATTAGAGTTATATAAGAGAAATCCTTTAGTAGAACCTGAAGTATTTGTTGAAGATACAAGTTTAATTGCAAAAAAATTACTTAATAGTGAATTAGATATTGCAATCGTAGAGGGCAAGATTAATCATCCAGATATTGTGATAAAAAGTATCATTAAGGACCATCTTGTACTTATATGTTCAAATAAGCATAAATTTTACAAGCGAGATTCAGTAAAAGTTTCAGAACTTTCAAACCAGCCATTAATTATGCGTGAACTGGGAAGTGGAACAAGGGCGCAACTAGAAAATCAATTGAAAGAATTAAAAATACCAATGAATATTAGATGGTCATGTTATAATTCTGAAGCTATCCTGAGAGCAGTTACAGATAATTTTGGAATTGCTGTTATATCTGAACTTCTTGTTGAAGAGTACTTAAAAAAAAATCTTTTATGGTCTTGCGATATTGAAGGCATTAACTTATGCAGAACATTTGATATTGCGTATCACAAAAATAAGCTTTTTACTGAGAATATATCATCATTTTTTGATATTTCAGTAGAGTTTGGGAAAAAAGAAATGAAAAAAGGTTAG
- a CDS encoding FAD-dependent oxidoreductase produces the protein MKVLIIGGVAAGTKTAAKIKREMGDNCSVTILNKGEYISYAGCGFPYYVGKVIEDKSSLIVNTPESFSKLTGAEVRCGVEVTSIDRKSKQVVLKKILTGEEETISYDKLVIATGADPIKPPIPGIDLSGVFFMRTPNDAIALRDAVEDGVKRAVVIGGGFIGLEIAENLSAMGIRVSVIDMAEHVMPGFDTDFAEYVENHLADKGIMIFTGDQVIGIEGENKVEKLRTKNRVIKTDLVVMSVGIHPNTAFLKNTDLKFAPNKTLIADEFMLTADENIYVVGDCAFVKNALTNKPTWSPMGSSANHEGRICAQNIAGKSKTYKGVLGTTIVKLPELNVGKTGLSKESAEKEGYDVCSVTIATDDKAHYYPGASNFIIRMVSEKNTRKLLGVQVMGPGATDKIVDIAATAITLGADLYSLESMDLAYAPPFSTAIHPFVVAVTVLQNKLNGELDGVLLDEIEDFDSWTKLDVSKAPSIPNLRYLPVGEINGEVEGLSKDEKILLICAKGKNSYMAQNRLRRFGYTNTKVLEGGILFYPNLKVMED, from the coding sequence GTGAAAGTATTAATTATAGGTGGAGTTGCTGCTGGAACAAAAACCGCTGCAAAGATAAAACGTGAAATGGGTGACAATTGTTCTGTTACAATCCTCAATAAAGGAGAATATATTTCTTATGCAGGTTGTGGTTTTCCATATTATGTTGGTAAGGTTATTGAAGATAAATCATCTCTAATAGTAAATACTCCTGAAAGTTTTTCTAAGCTAACAGGAGCAGAAGTTCGCTGTGGAGTTGAAGTTACATCTATTGATAGAAAATCAAAACAGGTAGTTTTGAAAAAGATTTTAACAGGAGAAGAGGAAACTATCAGTTATGATAAACTTGTAATTGCCACAGGAGCAGATCCAATAAAACCACCAATACCTGGAATAGATTTATCTGGAGTATTCTTCATGCGTACTCCAAATGACGCAATAGCATTAAGAGATGCTGTAGAAGATGGAGTCAAGAGAGCTGTTGTTATTGGTGGAGGATTTATTGGTCTTGAAATTGCTGAAAACCTTTCTGCTATGGGTATACGTGTAAGTGTTATTGATATGGCTGAACATGTTATGCCTGGATTTGATACCGATTTTGCTGAATATGTTGAAAATCACCTAGCTGATAAAGGTATTATGATTTTCACAGGCGACCAAGTTATAGGTATTGAAGGTGAAAATAAAGTAGAAAAACTTCGTACCAAAAATAGAGTTATTAAAACAGATTTAGTTGTTATGTCAGTTGGAATTCATCCTAATACAGCCTTTTTAAAGAATACAGATTTAAAATTTGCTCCAAATAAAACACTTATAGCAGATGAATTTATGCTTACAGCTGATGAAAATATATACGTAGTTGGAGATTGTGCTTTTGTAAAAAATGCTTTGACAAATAAACCTACATGGTCACCTATGGGTTCATCTGCAAATCATGAAGGTAGAATTTGTGCTCAAAATATAGCTGGAAAATCTAAAACTTATAAAGGAGTTCTTGGAACAACTATAGTAAAATTGCCAGAGCTTAATGTTGGAAAAACAGGTTTAAGTAAAGAATCAGCTGAAAAAGAAGGTTACGATGTTTGTTCTGTAACTATAGCTACTGATGATAAGGCTCATTATTATCCAGGGGCATCTAATTTTATAATAAGAATGGTTTCTGAAAAAAATACTAGAAAGTTATTAGGAGTTCAAGTTATGGGCCCTGGTGCAACTGATAAGATAGTAGATATAGCTGCTACTGCAATAACTCTAGGAGCTGACCTTTATTCATTAGAAAGTATGGATCTTGCATATGCACCACCTTTCTCAACAGCTATTCATCCTTTTGTAGTAGCAGTAACTGTGTTACAAAATAAACTCAATGGAGAACTTGATGGTGTTTTACTTGATGAAATCGAAGATTTTGATAGCTGGACTAAACTTGATGTTTCAAAAGCTCCTTCTATTCCTAACTTGCGTTATTTACCTGTTGGTGAAATTAATGGAGAAGTTGAAGGTCTTTCTAAAGATGAGAAGATTCTTCTTATATGTGCAAAAGGTAAAAATAGCTATATGGCTCAAAATCGTTTAAGACGATTTGGTTATACAAATACAAAAGTCCTTGAAGGTGGAATACTATTTTATCCAAATCTTAAAGTAATGGAGGATTAA